The following coding sequences are from one Dreissena polymorpha isolate Duluth1 chromosome 8, UMN_Dpol_1.0, whole genome shotgun sequence window:
- the LOC127840624 gene encoding proline-rich protein 36-like, with product MTKDWVHSFGHFFFSKIFWQSVVIAAVVASPRCSEGTLPTTREFPAFKLLTSSSNSAFGMDFHLLLLYWKASEGVWYLVETGINVLYRRYPAIISHLWNSLPTLPSHHLSPLELSPDATQPSSLTFGTLSRRYQPSPLDSPDATQPSSLTFGTLSRRYPAIISHLWNSLPTLPSHHLSPLELPPDATQPSSLTFGTLSRRYPAIISHLWNSLPTLPSHHLSPLELSPDATQPSSLTFGTLSRRYPAIISHLWNSLPTLPSHHLSPLELPPDATQPSSLTFGTLSRRYPAIISHLWNSLPTLPSHHLSPLELPPDATQPSSLTFGTPLPTLPSHHLSPLELPPDATQPSSLTFGTPSRRYPAIISHLWNSLPTLPSHHLSPLELSSRRYPAIISHLWNSSRRYPAIISHLWNSLPTLPSHHLSPLELPPDATQPSSLTFGTPSRRYPAIISHLWNSLPTLPSHHLSPLELPPDATQPSSLTFGTPSRRYPAIISHLWNSLPTLPSHHLSPLELPPDATQPSSLTFGTPSRRYPAIISHLWNSLPTLPSHHLSPLELSPDATQPSSLTFGTPSRRYPAIISHLWNSLPTLPSHHLSPLELPPDATQPSSLTFGTPSRRYPAIISHLWNSLPTLPSHHLSPLELPPDATQPSSLTFGTPPDATQPSSLTFGTPSRRYPAIISHLWNSLPTLPSHHLSPWNSLPTLPSHHLSPLELPPDATQPSSLTFGTLSRRYPAIISHLWNSSPDATQPSSLTFGTLSRRYPAIISHLWNSLPTLPSDPLFPRAPTAMHPIPLCPLGTTPDASL from the exons ATGACAAAAGACTGGGTCCACTCCTTCGGTCACTTCTTCTTCTCCAAGATCTTTTGGCAAAGTGTCGTCATTGCTGCAGTCGTTGCCTCTCCTCGGTGCTCGGAAGGGACTTTGCCTACTACCAGAGAATTTCCTGCCTTTAAACTGCTCACTTCCTCCTCCAATTCTGCTTTTGGTATGGACTTTCATCTTTTACTTCTGTACTGGAAGGCTTCGGAAGGAGTCTGGTATCTGGTTGAAACGG GAATTAATGTCTTGTACAGACGCTACCCAGCCATCATCTCTCACCTTTGGAACTCTCTCCCGACGCTACCCAGCCATCATCTCTCACCTTTGGAACTCTCTCCCGACGCTACCCAGCCATCATCTCTCACCTTTGGAACTCTCTCCCGACGCTACCAGCCATCCCCCTTGGACTCTCCCGACGCTACCCAGCCATCATCTCTCACCTTTGGAACTCTCTCCCGACGCTACCCAGCCATCATCTCTCACCTTTGGAACTCCCTCCCGACGCTACCCAGCCATCATCTCTCACCTTTGGAACTCCCTCCCGACGCTACCCAGCCATCATCTCTCACCTTTGGAACTCTCTCCCGACGCTACCCAGCCATCATCTCTCACCTTTGGAACTCCCTCCCGACGCTACCCAGCCATCATCTCTCACCTTTGGAACTCTCTCCCGACGCTACCCAGCCATCATCTCTCACCTTTGGAACTCTCTCCCGACGCTACCCAGCCATCATCTCTCACCTTTGGAACTCTCTCCCGACGCTACCCAGCCATCATCTCTCACCTTTGGAACTCCCTCCCGACGCTACCCAGCCATCATCTCTCACCTTTGGAACTCTCTCCCGACGCTACCCAGCCATCATCTCTCACCTTTGGAACTCTCTCCCGACGCTACCCAGCCATCATCTCTCACCTTTGGAACTCCCTCCCGACGCTACCCAGCCATCATCTCTCACCTTTGGAACTCCTCTCCCGACGCTACCCAGCCATCATCTCTCACCTTTGGAACTCCCTCCCGACGCTACCCAGCCATCATCTCTCACCTTTGGAACTCCCTCCCGACGCTACCCAGCCATCATCTCTCACCTTTGGAACTCTCTCCCGACGCTACCCAGCCATCATCTCTCACCTTTGGAACTCTCCTCCCGACGCTACCCAGCCATCATCTCTCACCTTTGGAACTCCTCCCGACGCTACCCAGCCATCATCTCTCACCTTTGGAACTCCCTCCCGACGCTACCCAGCCATCATCTCTCACCTTTGGAACTCCCTCCCGACGCTACCCAGCCATCATCTCTCACCTTTGGAACTCCCTCCCGACGCTACCCAGCCATCATCTCTCACCTTTGGAACTCCCTCCCGACGCTACCCAGCCATCATCTCTCACCTTTGGAACTCCCTCCCGACGCTACCCAGCCATCATCTCTCACCTTTGGAACTCCCTCCCGACGCTACCCAGCCATCATCTCTCACCTTTGGAACTCCCTCCCGACGCTACCCAGCCATCATCTCTCACCTTTGGAACTCCCTCCCGACGCTACCCAGCCATCATCTCTCACCTTTGGAACTCCCTCCCGACGCTACCCAGCCATCATCTCTCACCTTTGGAACTCCCTCCCGACGCTACCCAGCCATCATCTCTCACCTTTGGAACTCTCTCCCGACGCTACCCAGCCATCATCTCTCACCTTTGGAACTCCCTCCCGACGCTACCCAGCCATCATCTCTCACCTTTGGAACTCCCTCCCGACGCTACCCAGCCATCATCTCTCACCTTTGGAACTCCCTCCCGACGCTACCCAGCCATCATCTCTCACCTTTGGAACTCCCTCCCGACGCTACCCAGCCATCATCTCTCACCTTTGGAACTCCCTCCCGACGCTACCCAGCCATCATCTCTCACCTTTGGAACTCCCTCCCGACGCTACCCAGCCATCATCTCTCACCTTTGGAACTCCTCCCGACGCTACCCAGCCATCATCTCTCACCTTTGGAACTCCCTCCCGACGCTACCCAGCCATCATCTCTCACCTTTGGAACTCTCTCCCGACGCTACCCAGCCATCATCTCTCACCTTGGAACTCCCTCCCGACGCTACCCAGCCATCATCTCTCACCTTTGGAACTCCCTCCCGACGCTACCCAGCCATCATCTCTCACCTTTGGAACTCTCTCCCGACGCTACCCAGCCATCATCTCTCACCTTTGGAACTCCTCTCCCGACGCTACCCAGCCATCATCTCTCACCTTTGGAACTCTCTCCCGACGCTACCCAGCCATCATCTCTCACCTTTGGAACTCTCTCCCGACGCTACCCAGTGATCCACTCTTCCCTCGAGCACCAACCGCAATGCATCCAATACCACTCTGCCCCTTGGGGACCACGCCCGACGCTTCCCTATGA
- the LOC127842514 gene encoding alpha-centractin, translating into MESYDVIANQPVVIDNGSGIIKAGFAGDQIPKYHFPNFVGRPKHVRVMAGGLEGEIFLGPDAEEHRGLMTIRYPMEHGIVKDWNDMERIWQYIYSKDQLHTFSEEHPVLLTEAPLNPRRNREKAAEIFFETFNVPALFMSVQAVLSLYATGRTTGVVLDVGDGVTHAVPIYEGFAMPHSVMRVDVAGRDVTRYLRLLLRKEGYDLHTSAELEIVRTIKEKACYLSINPTREESAEVEKSSYTLPDGSSIEIGPARYRAPELLFRPDLIGDECEGIHEVLTYAIQKSDTDLRRTLFSSIVLSGGSTLFKGFGDRLLNEVKKLAPKDIKIRISAPQERLYSTWIGGSILASLSTFKTMWVSKREYNEEGVKAIHRKTF; encoded by the exons GGGTCTGGCATTATCAAGGCTGGTTTTGCTGGTGATCAGATCCCCAAATACCACTTTCCAAATTT TGTGGGGCGCCCAAAACATGTGCGAGTTATGGCAGGAGGTTTGGAAGGGGAAATATTCCTGGGACCAGATGCAGAG GAGCACAGAGGTCTGATGACCATCCGTTATCCAATGGAGCATGGCATAGTTAAGGACTGGAATGATATGGAGAGGATATGGCAGTACATTTACTCCAAAGACCAGCTGCATACATTCTCAGAAGAA CATCCAGTTTTATTAACAGAGGCACCTCTGAATCCACGTAGGAACAGAGAAAAAGCTGCAGAAATATTCTTTGAAACTTTCAATGTTCCAGCGTTGTTTATGTCTGTACAAGCCGTATTAAGTTT ATATGCAACAGGCCGAACAACAGGTGTAGTACTAGACGTGGGTGATGGTGTAACACACGCTGTTCCAATATACGAAGGCTTTGCCATGCCCCACAGTGTGATGCGAGTCGATGTGGCTGGCCGTGATGTGACCAGATACCTTCGGCTGCTCCTGCGTAAGGAGGGCTATGACTTGCACACTTCTGCCGAGTTGGAGATTGTCAGGACGATCAAAGAA AAAGCCTGCTACCTGTCAATCAACCCAACAAGGGAGGAGTCCGCAGAGGTTGAAAAGTCTTCCTACACATTGCCAGACGGAAGCTCTATAGAG ATTGGTCCAGCCCGATACCGCGCACCAGAGCTCTTGTTTCGGCCAGATCTGATCGGAGATGAATGTGAGGGTATACACGAGGTTCTCACCTACGCCATACAGAAGTCTGATACTGATCTTCGCCGTACTTTGTTCTCGAGCATTGTGCTGTCAGGTGGATCCACGCTTTTCAAAG gaTTTGGGGACAGATTATTGAATGAAGTAAAGAAATTAGCACCAAAAGATATTAAAATTAGG ATTTCTGCACCACAAGAAAGACTGTATTCAACGTGGATTGG GGGATCAATTCTAGCGTCTCTGAGCACATTCAAGACGATGTGGGTCTCAAAGAGAGAGTACAATGAGGAGGGGGTGAAAGCTATACACAGAAAAACATTCTAG